The window TGTTGCCGAAACCTGTTTTGGTTCGAGTCTTATATAAGAGACTTCAAGGAAGAAAGAAGGTAGGATGCATGTCGGAGAATATGTGTTGCACGTCCACATAGCGGATGTTACAGCCATCCACGTATGGAAGCTGCTCGTCAAACGCAGATATTTTAAGCGCATGAAGTGCCACAGAGGAGGCATTGGTTGGGACTGTTAGAGATTTCATTCTAAAACGTAATCTCAAAATTttgtttttattaatttatttgctTTTCTGTTAATATTCGTATATTTATATGACGTTCTAATTGGAGTCGTTGTTTATGATTACACATATTAATTATTACCACTAACATCTGTTTGGTTTTACACTGAAAAAAATCTTGTTTTTCTTATTTCTAAGAGTCTCTTTTCTGAGAAAatcaattttaagatttttttttcacaaaatctattttcatttttgtgtttGCTTGTGATATTCGATCAAGAGAATGAATTCAACTATAAACCTACACAAAAGATTGGTAAAATTATTTGGAATGATTTCTAAATCTTATTGTTTTATTCTTATcaatcaaattaaattaaattttattattgaGCTTGTACCCCATGTAAATATTATGACACTTGAAATTGGTAGTAAAACTACCCTATCCAAGATCATGAGTTTTATGTTAATCTctttatgttatattttttaaattatggggACTCTAATTCATATTAATGataatatatatgttatttaatatcttttgaaataatcataaaaaagggTTAATGATAAATTTGTATCTGCAACATCATGTGCAAATTATTAATTTCTTCATGCTAAATTTTATTAGAAATATGAAGCTTTACATCTCTTACTTATAAATatgaatttatttatatttttattggcaTAATTATTACCAACATTTAACTATAcatcatgtatgaaataaattacatgtttattcatatcatcatgattttaatattaaaaataatataactatATAATATGTCATGATAGTCTTAGTATATATAAAAAGATTATTATCCTAATATCATCCATGAGGGAGATATGTTAGGTTATAATAGGTCTTTTGATCAATGAGAACTTAATCTTTGTAATAAGTGATccgaaaaaggtttaatatgataataataaGTTTATTATAAAAAACATGTTGAAAGCTTTCTAATTGTGCTAGGTTAAATTTATAAAATCTTGATCGATATCTTTTTAAGTTAAATTGAGTTACTATTGGGTCGAAACCATGTCAACTTGTCAAGAAACCCATTGGACTTAAACCATGATCAAATTGGACATGTTAGATGGTTAAATCAGTGACCTAAAGTGGGCCGGGGCAGTGGTATCGTCAAGTTCAAGTAGTGGTATCACTTTGAGTCAATCGAAAAACAATGTTTGTGTGGTTTCGATGGTAGTACCACGCATGCTAGCGATAGTACTGTCCAAGGCAATGATTGTACTACTTAGGCTAGCGATAGTATCTTTAGAGTCTTGATTCATGGCCTCATTATAAAGATAGTACCATTCGGTACTAACGGTAGTATCACTAGTACCtaaaaattttagggatttgaatttttagcactatttatgaagtattttgggtctataaatatctcactcatacTTGCTTGATGGAGCActaatttttgaattcaaaggtaTTATAAACTCTCTCTTTAAGCATTGTTTAAGTTTCTATCACATTCTTGAGTTTAGAAGTGGTTCTAAGTCATACGAGGTGAGATctcttgtaaaagctagagtgtgGAGGTTCTCCCTTAAGCGTTAAAAAGGAGAAGAGTTGTAATAAAGGTAGTTGATCAGGACTGATAGCAGATAAAATTTTCCCAACTACAGGAAGAAatctttctattctattgagggaaatcctctattctgttgagggaaatccggaCCGTGACTCTATCTCAGAGTAGTGCAACATTTTCCACGGACGTCCTCCAGGATCATTGTGTCGGTCTCCTTTGAAGTTGAACATCGTGACTCTATCTCAGAGTAGTGCAATGTTTTCCACGGACGTCCTCCAGGATCATTGTGTCGGCCTCCTTCGAAGCTGAACAAGGGCCACCACACCGCGCCCTCTTCTCCTTCCTGCATCGGTGGCATTCTTTACTGTCGCCCTTCCTCCACCTCTTCCTGTAGAAGCAGAGCCAACGTAGCCTTGCAACTGCTCCCCGGCCAACGATCTCTCCTCCTCGTTCCCGTATCTCGCTCAAGCGAGAATTGCCGTTGTCGCCGTCCTTACCGTAGCAACCCAGCAACAACTctatattctgttgagggaaatcctccctccaaatctctataaataggactaTAAATAGAAGAAGGACATATTATTGCATTCAAGctttttcaataaaacttcttcaataattcttcttatattctattcttttatcttctattctttcgatTTACGATCAAATCGTAAATCGATTTGTATTTTTTCTCTTACCTTGATTTACTATTGCATACTGATTTAGTTACTAGCAAGTTTTGATATATATCAATATTATGTATGATGGTTGAAGTTTGAATAAATGGAACTTAGACTTGATTAATTTAGTTTTGACAAAAATGGTCACACTAAGTAAAGTTTAAATCTCTAAGATATTTTACCCATagtataaatatcaaataaattatttgagtaaatattttatgttttaattttttttaataaacaacATTATGATGGATCGGTAGAGATTTTATTCTAAAACGAAAatctcataatttttattttatttaatattttaattaattttattgtcTATGATTACAAATAATCAATATTTATTGCCCCTATTAGTTATATATCAactcttcaataaaaaaaaaaatctattgctTGATTTTATACTGTTAAAAATCATAGATATCTTCCTTGATTTTTTTTGGTcttcttgtgtttgtaatattAAACCTGTACCAAATTCTTCCTTAAGATAGCTTATAACgatttcaaataatttttatattttattattttattttaatcaatagaatcatatttaattttattgCTGAGTTTTTACCATGCACATGACATCGTAGTACATCCTAATTAATCCTTAATATTATAAAGgactgctatatatatatatatatatatatatatatatatatatatatatatatagcatctaGAAACGCCTTTGGATGTGAGACATGATGTGTGATTTGACATTTTCACACCCGCTCACATGCGTGGATAACAAATTGACTTACTTCTTCACCACATGGAATTTAAAATTAATCGAAGATATAAATATCTATTAATCTTCTCTATCATCTTAAATTGTTTATTAATATTATTGCATCTAAGTCAGATAAGACAAGgtcaatgattttatattttgacataAACTAATTTGTCATGCTTGACTTGAGACATTAAGAGAGCCATGATTGAAAGCTAAGTAATTCTCGAATCAATTGACCCAAACCCATCTAGATAGAGAGACGTAACAAAATCACAAAGCAACACGTGGCTGTTCAGACACGGCCTCAACAGGAAACCCCCCCTCCTTTCCTAGAAACTTCCCCTGCACGCGTATTAATCATCAAGTGGTCATGGGCGGCTGCAGCATGTCCTATGCGTCCTCCACAGACaccagaggaggaagaagacaaaggGAGAACAGACGTGTGCCCTAATGGCCATATTTTTCCTACCCAGCGTAAGCGAAAGCACACACGAAAGGTCTACTCTCACACAAAATCTAGAAGGTATATGACTTGTGAAGAACGTTTCTCTTTTAGTCTATAAATACTCTGTTATGACCTGCTGGGATCAACGAAGAAGACTGGAGCATTCCGAGAGTGCCTTCTTTGTGCTAGTTTCCTCTGCTTCTACCTACTCCTCCATCCCTAGGCATGATAGTTCACAGGATGGCGAAAGGCTACTACGGCTCTAAGTTTGCGACGGAGGTGGCGCCGCCAGAGCTGGTCTCGGTCGTGAAGCGCAAGGCAGCGAAGGTACTAGACacgatcgaggaggaggaggaggagttggagTTGATGGAAGATCTTTCCGGGACTTGGGAGATCACTCCTGCTGGAATCGACAGAGAAGGATTGTGAGTCGATGAACGTTGTTCCGTAAACTCCTTGAGTTCTTCATTCCAGTCCTGTACAAATTACACCTGTGCTGATACTGAAATTTTTGTGGCTTTTCTTAGATTAGATGCCGCTTTGTGTTTGGTGTTTCGTGCTCAAATCTTGCTTGCAGATGTAATTGTGCTTTTACTGTACGGTGATTGGCAAAGAAGCTCCTGTAGAAATTGCCTGATTCAATCGATAGGTTCCCCTGTTCTTACTTGGCATGAGAATTAGTTCCGACTATTTCTACCACTGTAGATCAGATTTATCTGCAGTACAATAACATAATATTTCTCACCCAAAAATTCAAAATGAGTGTTTTGCAGAACGaagttaaacaaataaaaaaataaaagaaatattttgccaataatttaaataaatattacaaaTGGTATCACATAAACATATCCAATATTGTACCCAAACATTATGCCACTGAATGATCCCTGTTAGTGGCTTCCGGAATCACTTGCTCAAGGTATTAGAATTAAGCCTCAGATCATCGTACCAGAAAAGAAGTatataacaaatatatatatatctttttttcccGATAGATAAAAACAGATCAAAATATGGAGATACTTGAATTCTGGATGTTTCGCTGCAAAATGCTGGAATATATACCTCGGAGAGCGTCCCTGAGTTCCATCCTGAAAGGGAAAATAgccagattaaaaaaatatatagcagGAAAATATTTTGCAGCCATTATCagaaaagtagagaaattttgtaGATTAAAATATCAAACATTCTTTCCAAGACTTGGGAGTGAGGATAACAATTGTTGAGGTGAATGTAAAGTCAAACAAGAATGGGAAGGCTGCTAGAAATTTGGAAACTCAAGATGACACCTCCAGGCATTTTTCCTTTTTTGCCAATGGCTGCAAGGGTTCTGGATTTACTTAGCAAGTGAGAAGTTTTCTCAACAACAGTAAAGTAGAAAAAAGAAAAGACCACAAGTAGAATAACTAATGATTCAGAAAGATATTGGTAAATGCTTGCTGCCATAAACATCAACTTTACAGCGAAAAATCTCGAATCAATTGTGTGATTGTTTGCAGCTTCTACATTGCATAAAACAGCCAGAATTTCAACAAAACCAGGGAACAACCACCAAACGTAGAATCATAAAATGGAACAGTGCATCACAACCCCAACTAGGCTAATGAATAATCAATCATGGGCAGAGTACAGAGTGAGGTGTTATTCTGTGAACCAATGTAGCTTCTACATCGAGAAAAAGCCAACGTTTCAACAAAACAAGAGCATACCCaccaaagaaagaatcataaataTGTAATAATGCATCACAACCCTGACTATGCAATGAATTATCGATCATGGGCAGAATTCAGAGGATTGTTATTGTACTAGTCTGTCCACACACGTGTAGGACACATGTTGATGGGCTTGGCTCATGTCCTTTGCTGCCAGCTGGTAAGTGGAATGCATGACACTGATCCTCTTTCATATAGTGACCACATCCAGCTAAAACTTAGAAGCTATACAAGGACCACAACCGAAGAAATAAAGATGATACAGGAAAGACCATTGTGTCTGCTTTGGTCGATGTTTATCCTTTCCGTTTCTCTCTTGCTAATTACAAATTAGTACCCAGATCATTAAACAGCCAATAAGGTAATTGTACCAGCTACATGTATATGATTATCGATGACTAATCCAAAACTTGTTCCCCATTTTCTTCCAACACCAAATTTGAGGGCAACTTTCACCAGATTACATCAGCAAAAAACAAGCTTAATATTCCCGCCAGTACTAAATTTATAAGTCCCTCTTATGCCAAAGTTCTGCTTCAACCAGGAATTTTCTACCTGCAATTAGACAGTTATGGAGACAACCGTTACTCGGATTTTCTAGCTCCTTTATATAAGTATGCCCCTTGGGACTACGGTACAAAACCACAAATAAGGCTCCTTTATCAGTAACATAGCAGGATGGTAGTTTTCTCCTATCTGGAGCTCCTCAAATGATACATATCCAGACCTGATTTTGGAGATGCCAATAATTTATCCAAAGACTAAACCTTCTTGAATCATCAAGATGGCATTCAACTTGCACAGCTGCTACATGTACAGACTGCTTTGCAATTTTCCGTTTAGCCTAGAGCTTGAAACATTACCAATCCAAGGTTCTGTGTGAAGATTGAACCACATCTGCTGCATCGACCAATTTCTCTCATTTTTCTTGTGCCAGTTGAAGGTTATATATTGTGTatcacaaatatgaaagtatttgtGCCCCAATTATCTGTGTGCTGGAAGGTTGGTTTTAAGGTTCATTATGGTTTCTAGTACTTTCCGAATCTTTTAAACCAAAACTTGAGTGGCCATTGTAAGGTCATGAATGAGGTCATTTTAGTTGTTGTCATTGACTATTATCACTAGCCATAACCAGGTTACATAACACATCTGGAGAACCCAGTTTCCGGCAGTTTAGGTGGTTTAAGAATGATAAATGAGGATGCCATGGTGGAAATTTTGGAAGGTTTACGGAGGAGAATGTATTAGCCCTCAGTAATTTTGACTGCCACTTCCATATGCATGTACATTCCGCTGATGCAACCACACTGGCTTTATGTGTCCTAGACCAGCACAATTAGATGCAGCTCTTGCAGGAGGCACTAAGGCACATGTCTTTGCACCAAGATAGATAGAGGACAACTAACCAAGCCAACAAGTGCCATACACATTGTACATCAATTCATATCTGATGTTCCGTAATTTTATACATTCATATGTTTTACTATTTCTACTAATAATAATTTATGCACAGTGTCTATAACAAGTTCATTTACAGACAGCACTGTTACAAATTTTAAAAAGGTAGTTTGGTCCTGCATATGCACTTCAATAGATGAAAATTTGCTACCAATATGCATGCATCTACATTTAATTATGTGAAATCTATCTTCAATATAACTCTATATTTACTAAGCAACACCTAGGAGAAAGTTGTTTAAATAAATCAAAattgaaataaaatattattttatttcaagGGACATCCATCTAAAACCACTCAAATCTAGCATTATCTACATCAACCATCAAAATAGAGAAAATTGACATCATCATATCCATTTGAAGTTATGTGATCTAAGATGCCATAATAGTCTCATGTGTATCTATAATAACTTTGAGTCCCAATTTAGCATATTCATCGAATGGCAAAAAAGGAAGGCTAACCATGCCACTAGTTCATTTGAACTAATGGCTGTTTACCATATCACTTCCTCTCTAAGCTTCTTACATGTCATATATTCTAAATGCTAAAATTCTTAGGTAGCATGTGGGGATAATCATCACAAGAAAACACATTTGTTGACTACACCATTGAAATCTACAAGAAGAAAGTCAGAAACGCTTGCACTCTTTGTTCCAACTTGGTCAACATATAAAAATTACAGCAAGAAATTGATCAATTTCAAGATATTTTATAATCTGCATAGTTCCAAGAACTAAATAGTGCAGTCTGAAATAATAGAAATAAAGAAGTGTGCAATAAAATCTAGTTAGAAGTATATTAATTCGGTCATATCAAAAAGAGCAAGGAAACCTACAACTCAATAATCTGCCATTAAAACCTACAGTTGGGCCAGAAACAAGCACATAAGACAATAAAATAGCATTAAGAAATTCATATGGAGAAACATGTCTGAGTAGTTATGAATGACAATAATATATCTCCGACTAGAAACATCATAATATAACAAacaccatgaatcaaaatgacaaAACATTCAATGGCTTTCATTATCAGAAATGAAAGAATCTCAAGAGTAATGTCAGAGACTGTACCTCTCAACTCTTCTCAATCCAGATCTTCCTGCTCAGCCTCTGACTGCCTGTACCCTTGCTGTCCAGAATTTGCGTCATTGCTATTACCACGGGCGTTGCCATTACCCCCATCACCAACTCCAACAACATGCCCATCCAGACCTTGAGTTGCAAAAGGCATAAATGGCCAGGGCAGAGAGATACTAAAACTCCTCTGCAACATCCCCGATCCTGGAGAATTCCCCTCTACAGAAGCCCCAGCTGTGGACCCACCAGAATTCCCCACCCCAGACAATGTCCTCGCTGCAGGGGCCCCTCTGCGCTGCTCGTAGTCCGTATCGTCAGTAGGCAGCTCATACCGGCACACCGGACAGGAATTATGCAACCCAAGCCACGGCAAGATGCAGTCTTTATGGTAGATATGCTTGCAAGGCATCAACTTTGCCTCATCCCCCATCTCGAATGCGTCCTTGCACACGGCACACTGGGCCTCGTCGGAGGCAAGCGACTCGGCCGAGATCCTGATGTCCGGCAGGGATTCAACAGCGGATTTGGCAGCCGGAGGCGTGCCATAACGATTGGGATCGTTCTCCGCGAGCTGCTGGATGAGCCTCTCGAGGCCAGGGCCAATAAAATAGTCCCCGAGGTTGCCGGCGCCGACGACGGGACCACCCTCGAGAACGACCTGGATGTTGGCGCCACCGGAGAGCAACTGCCGCATGTAATCCTGGAGGAAGAGCATCGGATTGAAAGGAGCGGGTCCAGGGGTGGGGGAGGGTTCGGAGGAGCGGACGGGGCCGAGGAGGTCGGCGAGGTCCCTAGGGCTGCGAAGCTCGAAGTTGCTGGTTGGAGACAAGAGAAATGGGAGGGGGGATGGGGAGAGGAGGAAGGAGTCGTAGCTGCCACGGGGAATGGAGAGGGGGAAGATGGCGTTACGGATGGGGAAAGGGGCGGGATCGGGGCTGGGAGGCGTAGGGTCGACCTCCTCGAGGAATCCACCACGGCAGATAGGGCAGGTGATGTCGAGGGTAGAGGAGGGGAAGATGGCGACGTTGCGTTGGCATTGGTGGCAGAAGTACTCCTGGAAGTCGGAGCCGGGGCCGGCGGAGGACATGGTGACGGGgtcgggagagggagagggagaggcagaggGAACTTTCGGTGGCGAGAACGCAGGGCAAAAGGGAAGGTTTTGAAACGACCGGGGGCGCTGAAAGAAACGCACGAGACTCGTGTCAGCGACAGCACGATATCTACCAAAAGTAGCAACCTTCCCAAGAGCTGAAGACATTGAattccaaattatatatatatatatatatatatatatatatatatatatatatatatatatatatattcacaataAAACATAAATTTTTTGTTCGTCGCTATTAAAAATAGTATAATGATCTGTAAATTTAAGAATGAAAAATGGTAAAATATCATTACTGGGATtcatttttcataatttagaaaaaaaaattgttggcTAAAGGCAAAAGAGAGGCCACTAAATCTTGTGCTGAAGAATTACTAATAAATCTACatgataattaaggttctttttccATATTTTAGCATGCAGAAGAGAGGACGCTAAATTTAtagctaaataaataaataaataaaaatgtcgATAAACCTGGTTCGAATGTGAGGCATGTACTCGACACTCTCTATGTCGCGATTCGACTCTCGCCATTCCCAAACGAGTGGACTCGGATTACCACGAGCCGCACGAAGAGCCACACAGCTTGAGAAGCGCCCGCGCCCTCTCCGTCCATGGCGACGACGAGCTTCTCCCCCTCCGCGGCCGTTCGAGCCCCCTCCGCCTCCTCGTTCGGCCCGCATCTCGACCTCAGCCGCCGCATCCGCCTCCCGCTGACACGCGCCCCTGCTCCCGCAGCTCGGTGGGGGGCGCGGCGGCACGTCGCCCCTTTTCGCCTCGCTGCCAGGAGGCTCTCCGTCCGCTGCGGCGCGCTCGTCCAGATCGACCAGAGCGAGTTCCCGGCTGAGGTGCTGGGGTCTGATATCCCGGTCCTGGTGGAGTTCGTCGCCGATTGGTGCGGGCCCTGCCGTTTGATCTCATCCGTCGTCGAGTGGGCTTCCCAGGTCTCTTCTTGTGCCAAACCATTGCAAGATTTCTCTTTTCTGTTAATTGTCGCGTTATATCAGTATAAAAATCGATTTTTTGGGGGTTGTGTTTAATGAAAGATTGAATTCAAAGGGACATGAGCATTTTAATTCCTTTTTGTCAGAAAATGATGCTTTTAGGCTAAAATAATATGCATTGAATGTAAGATGCACGTCCAGGATTGTTGCAAAACCACTTTTAGTAGATTCTCAATTAGGAAGGTGCATAGAACATCGAGATATTGCGTGACAAAATATTTGTTGTTTTGTTTTATTAAAGCCTTATATTGGTAGATGACAGCATTTTAACCTGTACTGGGTTGAAATGATTCTTGTATCTAGAAGGAAGCCTCCTTTGTGGAGGAGCCAAATCACTGGGGTGATCGATGGAAATTGGCTACTGTGAGACCTTCCATCCCACAAACAACCACATCGTTCGATTCTGTGCCTTTGGACAACTGTGATTGCGTTTTTCCTGTCCTTAATCTCTAATCGCCGCCATCCCAAGTCCATCTTCCCCTCTTCTGCTTATAAAGAGGAAGTAGGTGTCCATGTTCTGCCGCAAGCAGCTTATGCCTTACAATGCTTCCACTACCATGCCGCCCCCTGCTACCATCAACTCAAGTACTCTCCTTCCAACTTCTTTGCATCTTCCCATGGAAACTAATCCCTCCTATATTCCCACAGTTCAGGTCATCCATCTTCCTGACACGAATGAGCACTTCACCTACTTCTCCTCCCATGTTGTTGTCAGGTTGGGGAGCCAACAAGGCATAGTGGATATGTATCAATTGCTCTGTAATTTTAGCTATTAGGCCCATAATTATTGAAGTTCTTATTTCCATCACGATCATGCTTTGAATCAATGCTaggtaaattaattttgatattccaCGTTAGCCTTACACCAAGATCTTTGACATG of the Musa acuminata AAA Group cultivar baxijiao chromosome BXJ3-2, Cavendish_Baxijiao_AAA, whole genome shotgun sequence genome contains:
- the LOC103971394 gene encoding E3 ubiquitin-protein ligase RING1-like, with the protein product MSSAGPGSDFQEYFCHQCQRNVAIFPSSTLDITCPICRGGFLEEVDPTPPSPDPAPFPIRNAIFPLSIPRGSYDSFLLSPSPLPFLLSPTSNFELRSPRDLADLLGPVRSSEPSPTPGPAPFNPMLFLQDYMRQLLSGGANIQVVLEGGPVVGAGNLGDYFIGPGLERLIQQLAENDPNRYGTPPAAKSAVESLPDIRISAESLASDEAQCAVCKDAFEMGDEAKLMPCKHIYHKDCILPWLGLHNSCPVCRYELPTDDTDYEQRRGAPAARTLSGVGNSGGSTAGASVEGNSPGSGMLQRSFSISLPWPFMPFATQGLDGHVVGVGDGGNGNARGNSNDANSGQQGYRQSEAEQEDLD
- the LOC135630848 gene encoding thioredoxin X, chloroplastic-like, giving the protein MATTSFSPSAAVRAPSASSFGPHLDLSRRIRLPLTRAPAPAARWGARRHVAPFRLAARRLSVRCGALVQIDQSEFPAEVLGSDIPVLVEFVADWCGPCRLISSVVEWASQEYKGRVKVVKIDHDANPKLITEYKVYGLPTLILFKNGQEVPESRREGAITKVKLKEYLDNFLEPTSVV